From Miscanthus floridulus cultivar M001 chromosome 15, ASM1932011v1, whole genome shotgun sequence, the proteins below share one genomic window:
- the LOC136508544 gene encoding uncharacterized protein: protein MTDKTQWPEVDLPFLVGAPLAKLPPGRLRKLRIKGWMQGGHKKKGSKDGKFTNEMEGEKGCDNDTAPTNAKGKKMIRGPMTCKRCGEKGHRQASSKCPLNGTAKKRKRRQPRKNVTIQPAEPSTPRRPTREEILRDSPGSIMCSMLATLLGEGTSSQVDTNSPVRMPTAAAPKMMTPKRKLHIG from the exons ATGACAGATAAAACACAATGGCCAGAAGTCGACCTACCTTTTTTAGTTGGTGCACCTCTAGCTAAATTGCCTCCTGGAAGATTGAGGAAACTAAGAATCAAGGGATGGATGCAAGGTGGACACAAGAAGAAAGGTTCCAAAGATGGAAAATTTACCAATGAGATGGAGGGTGAGAAGGGATGTGACAATGATACTGCTCCAACAAATGCAAAGGGAAAGAAGATGATCAGAGGACCTATGACTTGCAAAAGATGCGGAGAAAAAGGTCATAGGCAAGCTAGTTCCAAGTGCCCGCTCAATGGGACTGCAAAAAAGAG AAAGCGTAGGCAACCAAGGAAAAATGTTACAATACAGCCAGCGGAACCTAGCACTCCACGGAGGCCgactagagaagaaattctacgTGATAGTCCAGGATCTA TTATGTGCAGCATGCTTGCGACGTTATTAGGGGAGGGCACATCTTCACAAGTTGACACCAATAGTCCCGTGAGGATGCCTACCGCTGCAGCACCCAAGATGATGACACCGAAGAGGAAGCTACACATTGGATGA